Within Meles meles chromosome 19, mMelMel3.1 paternal haplotype, whole genome shotgun sequence, the genomic segment ggaccctgaaatcatgacctgagccgaaggcagaggcttaacccactgagtcacccaggcgcccatgtgcacacattctttctctctctctaaaataaaataaataaaatcttaaaaaatatttattttagagagagcacatgcacacatgcgcttgagttggggaggggcagagggaaagggagaaaattctaaggagactccctgctgggcacggagcccaatggggagctccatctcatgaccctgagattatgacctgagccaaaaccaagagtcagatgcttaaccaactgagccacccaggtgcccctctgattaGTTTTAGTGTTAAGAATATCAACATTGGGGGTGCCTTGCTGTTTCAGTAGGTAGAATGTGCAAGTTTTGATTTTGGAgtagttcaagccccgtgttgggcatgGAGCTCTCTTAGAACCAAAAGTATTtaaacttcatatatatatatatatatatatatatatatattttgtttgtttgtttgtttaagagaaTATCAATATTGATTTGGGGGGAGGCTGACTGAGTTGGGGGTCTGGTGGGCCAGCGTCCTGGCTCAGCTGATGTCCCCACTTTCCCGCCAGAGGATATATCGGTGGTGTTTAGCAGGGCCTCCTGGGAAGGCCGGGCTGACTTCTCCCAGGCCGATGTGCACCGCCAGATCGCCATTGTGTTCAAGACACCACCCTATGAGGACCTGGAAATCGTTGAGCCTGTGACCGTGAACGTCTTCCTGCAGCGGCTTACTGATGGGGTCTGCAGTGAGCCTCTGCCCTTCACGTACCTGCCTCGGGACCATGGTAACCACAGCAATCCAGGGTGACCTGCTGCCCAGAGACCAGGTCTTTGGCCTagaggggacagaggaagaggcagaagtaAAACACAGCCTCGTGACTGCACAGACTGGGGTTCGGTTCCTGGCTCCCTCTCTTACTGCTTGTGTGTCCTTGGTCTCTCCCTGAACCTCAGTCTCCTCTTGCACAAAGTGGAAGTAATAGTACCTATCTGATGGCATTTGGGGAGTATTTGATTATTTCTTCCCTCAGCATGCCTGCTCATGCCCGACCCTGTACTGGGTGGTTCTAGGGACACTCAGTGACCCAAGATGGCCCCAGCCCCACAGTCGTAAGTCTCACAGTCCCGTAGTGGGGATGGAATTGCTCAGGGGACTCAGATTGCTCAGAGGGGGCATTTGACCCAGGCTTTGAGGttagggagggcttcctggaggaggggacgaTTGAGCTGAGAATGTGGGGTTGACTAAGCAGTTCTCCAGGGGAAGTAGTGGGAGTTTGGAAATAGGGTTTCAAGCTGCtggaatagcaagtgcaaaggtcctgaggcaggatcATGCTGCAGTGTCCCAGGAACAACACGGAAGTGGATTTGGGTTGCATTCTGATTAAGATGTGGATATCTATTTGCATTAGTTGGCCAAGAACTAGAACTGCTCAATGACTTCCTAAGTAGTCTCTATAATTAGGtcttaattattaaattattgttGATGGATAACTTTGCCCCTGTTATCTCCTGAACAGACAGTTATGGCGTGGACAAGAAGCGGAAACGGGGGATACCTGATGTCCTCGGGGAGCTGAAGAGCTCGGGTGTgtctcctctgcccctttccacaCCCATCTTCTGGTTCCTGGGAGGGGATGGCTAAGCCCTAGGCTGGGGAGGAAGGGCCGTGAGGGTCCAGGGGTCCTCATCTCTGCCTTCCCTCAGACCCCCATGGCATCGAGAGCAAACGGCGGAAGAAAAAGCCAGCCTTCCTGGATCACTTCCTGCCCAACCCCAGCTCAGGTGGGTCACGGCACAGGTGGGTCCCCACCGAGGGCAAGCTCCTGCTCTCTGAAGTGGGATGGGTGTGAGCTGCAGCCCTGCTCCTGGCCTCTTCGGGAGCTCCCCAAAAGCTCCCCGAAGGCCAGGAACTGACATCTCAGGCAGCAGCATGAAGTAGAAAGAAGAACAGCTCTGGATACCATCAGGAGGCTCTGATCTCTGCCGGGCTGTTCAGTGGCTGTGTGACCCCCACCAAGCTGCTCCACCTCTCCGAGCCTCGGCAGCTCCCCTGAAAAGTTTCACCATAGACCTCCCTCATTGGCCTTTCAgattttaatgcatttatttttacagaCACCATATCACTGGCACATAAGTGCCTTATATAGGTCTACTCGTTGAATCGAAATTGtatcacacccccccccccatgttactggtgaagaaactgaggcccagaaaggtgaAGTTTCTCAGCTGAGGTCGCCGCATGTGCGGTGGAGCAGGGAGCTGCACCCGGGCAGCCGTACAGATGAGTGATGAAACACTACgtagaggggcccctgggtggctcagtgggttaaagcctctgccttcggctcaggtcgtgatctcagggtcctgggatcgagccccgcatcgggttctctgctctgcggggagcctgcttcctcctctctctctgcctgcctctctgcctgcttgtgatctctctctctgtcagataaataaataaaatcttaaaaaaaaaaaattaaaaaaaaaaaaaaaagaaacactacgTAGAGCAGGTAGCAGGGAGTGGATGGTAGATAAACGGGACGGGTTGTCAGAGCCAGCCAACCTTAATCCAGAGCCTGTCTCTAGCCCAAACACCCTCTGGTCTGTTCTCCCCGTTCCTTCATCTCAACTCACACGCCAGCCTCCACTTCCTGGGAACTGCAGCCCTATCTGGCTGCGATCAGAAGCCTCCCCACCGACAGACCACTGGCTGTAAGAACACTCCCCCTAAGAACCCAGCTACCCCAGGGCGCCCAGCTCTCCCACTGACCTCCGACAGCCAACCGCTCAGAGTCTGCTGAGCCTGGACCACTCCAGCCAGTCCCACCCTGGAGGTTTCAGGGATCACCTGTTGTTCCCCCTACTCActgcccctggtaaccactgctCAGAGCCCCACCCATAGCAACCACCAATCCTAGCCCGCTTTGCCAGCCTTCCATCCCCTATTCCCAAAGCCTCTCCTCATTAGCCATCTGTCATTCATCTACCTCCTCCATCACCCCAACTTTCCAGTGCCTAAAGGCCCCCCTCCCCAATCCTTGGGACAAAGCTGCTCTGGCGTGATAGCATAATGGTTAGGAGCACGACCTCTGGAATTAGACTGAGTTTGGATTCTGAGGCCTGAATTTAGCCACTGTGGGATCTCGTTGGGATCTCATCTCTCAGATGGAAACCTTACCTCGTAGGGTCCTTTTTAGAATTTAGTGAGGTCGTATCACAGAGTTAGTTAGCATAGTGACTGGCACAGAGTTAGTGCTCAGGAGATCTTAGGAACTTGACAGACCAGAACGCCACCTGCGTTTGTTATGGTCATGTTTAGCTGCATTCATAACAAACCCCCCAGATTAACAGGGGCTTCAACAGGCTAGACTTTTACTTCTCTCAGGTAAACAGAAGTAGATAGTCCTGGGATGCTTTAGAGGCTGTCAGGATCATCAGAGACCCAAGCACGCCTCTGCCGTTTTCAACTCATAGTTTCCATCTCCTTATCTCCTGAGATAAGACGCCTTTGCTGGTGAGGTTTGTCTTGTCTCAGAGAAAGACTCTCCTCTATATAATTTAACACCTCCACATAATTTTACCTTCCAGTTTGGGGCCTGGTGACTTCTCGTTTGGGTCTCCTGTGTGTGGGGATTTCATTTTTGGGGTGGTCTCTATAATTTGGAGGAGGAGGGACTTTAGAGCCTCTTCAACTTCATTTTTTGGAAAAACTTCCCAACCCTGCTGGAGCATGGTTGGAACCCCGGTGCTACGGCTGGCCAGCTATGTGTGACTGAATTATTTTGCCTCGGTTTGCTCATTAGAGGAGAATGGTGATAGTTCCTATCCTGGGGTTCTCCTTGGGATTAAAGGAGGCCACAGTGCTAATGCATTTAGTACTGTCAGGGCACTGGAGTTACTGCGTGTTGGAGTTAGCCCCTGAAGTTGCCGCTAAAGGCATCCTACTTCTTTTAACTATTCATTCCTGCAGGCCCGTTCCTCCCGCCGTCAGCCCTGCTGCCGGACACAGACTTCTTTCCTGGCACCGTGTCCCTCCCCGGCCTGGAGCCCCCCGGTGGGCCGGACCTTCTGGACGACGGCTTTGCCTACGATGACGCCACGGCCCCCACACTTTTCACCATGCTGGACATGCTGCCCCCTGCGCCGCCACTCGTCAGCGCTGTCACGGGCAATGGGGCTGCAGGGCCCGCGGTTGGAGATCCTTCCGGCCCCGAGCCAATGACGCTGGACTCATACCAGGCCCCAGGTCCCGGGGACGGGGGAACGGCCAGCCTTGTGGGCAGCAACATGTTCCCCAACCAGTACCGGGAGGTGGGCTTTGGGGGAGGCCTCCTGTCTCCGGGGCCCGAGGCTACGTAGCCCCGAGGCGCTGGAGGAGAGGCGctaggtggggagggagggaggtgaaagGGGCCGTGCAAACCCAGCCAGGAGGTCCAGCACCTCCATCCCCTTGGGCCGCCCTTGGTCGGTCTTCCAAACTCCTCATCCTTCTGAATGGGACATCTTCAGCGCTGGTGAGAAGCTCCGCAGCACCGGTTTCCCCTGagcccattttacaaatgagaaaacggAGTCCGGAGAGGAAAAGGGGCTTGGCTCCCATGCACCAGCTTGTAAAGCTGCCTCAGTCCCCACGAGTGGGGGCACCTTCTCCAGGCGGATTCTGGAGTGTACATATGGGAGAAAGGTGCAGATCCTCAGCTTTCCTCCCCCGAGCTTGAAGGTGGGGGGTAAAGGTTGTTTGTTCTGAGTCTTCCCAATAAAGATGAGTTTTTGAGCCTTGGGAGTCTGGTGTCTTCTCCGCTGGGGAAACTCCGGGGCCCACACGCACGAAACCTCTGTGACCTCCTTGGCTCCGCCTCTCCCAACGGCATCCTCCagaccccgcccctcccctccagcgcCCGCCCTTCGCGTCGGCGGAAGCGCGCTCCGCCACGTTCCGCCCCTCCCCTTCGTGCGGCCCCCTACTTCCGCTTCCGGTGCGGGCCGCGCGCGAGCGCAGCGGTGGGAGGCGGCGACGAGCCGGTGAGTGCAAGCAGCGGGCCCCGACCTCCTTCCGGGCTTTCGGGTGGGCGTCAGCACAGCTTCGCCCTAGCCTCGGCCTTTCACCGAGCTGCTCTGAGCCTCTGCGGAGCCCCAGCCCCTAGGGCCGCTAGCCCCGTACCCCCTCCGGCCTGCGGCGCCTCAGGCCGCGCTCCTGCCCCCGCGGTGGGCCCAAACGCGCCGCATCGGACCCCGCCGCTTAccacaggccccgcccccttGTCAAAACCCTTAGCCCGAACCCCAGGCCCACACCCGGCCCTGGATCCCAGTCCAAACCCCAGGGCTCCGCCCCTGTCCGCAAGCCTTGCCCCTGAGCTCAGCCCACCCCGTCCTGTCTGCCAGCTCCGCCTCCCTGATTCTCCACTCGGTTTCTCGCCGCCCCatctccccccccgcccccgccgttcagatttctctgatctttatttacAGCACCTCCCCGTGTTCCCCCAGCTCCCCCAAGCATTGTCGTCTTCAGTCCACGCCCTTCACCTGCCCTCCATCTCCACCttcccccccattccccctcctcCGCCCCGTACCACTGCTCCGTTCCcataaagtctttttttcttcacttgCATTCATTCCTTACCCACACGAGTATCCCGAGTTCCACTCTTCTTCCTGACTTGAACTACAGCCCCACCTGCTTAGGACCTGCCTCCGGACGCTACTTCACTCACTCACTCCTAACATTCCAAAACCTTTCATCCTTGATTCTAGTGCCCTGAATCCAGGACACTCCTTTCCCAGCGATACTCACTCAGAAGCCCAAGGTACTGGATCAGAGTTGTCAGGAATCTGCTTCTGCATCTGGCACACAGTTCTTCAGCCTCACTTCCCTTCCCTGAAGCTGGTGTTCAGGATGGGCTCTGTCACCAGTTTGTTAGGTGACTTTGATTTTGCccatatggtttttttttttttttaagatttatttattcgacagatagagattacaagtaggcagagagagagagaggaggaagcaggctcccagccaagcagagggcctgatgcggggctcaatcccaggaccctgggatcatgacctgagctgaaggcagaggctttaacccgctaagccacccaggcgccccccatatgGTTTTTATAACCCATCTGACACTCCCCTCTCATCCCCCAGGTTGAGGCCCCCAGCTTGGCCTCACCACGATGTGGCACGAGGCTCGGAAGCATGAGCGGAAGCTTCGAGGCATGATGGTCGACTACAAGAAGAGGGCAGAGCGGCGGCGGGAGTACTATGAAAAGATCGTGAGTAACTGGCCTTGACCTGGGGTGGGACCTTCCCTGGAGGTCATCCTGGTGGGGTTTGGGCTTGGAAAGGTGCCCAAACAAGAGCCCAGCTTTCCTCAGGAGAGTATTCGGTTCTTGAGTATACCTATGGGTAAAAACCAGAGGTATTCTCTGGGTTCTAGGATACTGTCTTGTTTGGTATGGCCTCAGAGTACAGAGCTGGTGTtagcaggaaggagggaggtttTGTAACAGAGCAGTCCAGATGGAAGACTGACCACCTCCTGAAGGTTGTCTGTCTTCCTGCTGTATTTGCAGTGCCCAGAAAAGCGTAGCTGTTCTTAAGGTTTAGCTTGGCACCCTGTGGGAGTGCCATCAGTATTCATTTAAGGGGACTGTGACCACTTTCCTTTCCTGTTTGATGCTTCGGTTGCTTTTAGAGAGAAGACCACACTCCGTCCTGTGACCAAAAAGGCCCTTGTTGACCTGACCTACCAGCCTCTCAGTGTCATCCTTGGGTAGCTCCCTTGGCCCTTTTGCCCCATCCCTGTCACCATAGGGCATTGTGCTTGTCATGTCTCCCCTCACCTCTTTAACTCCTACTTGCCCTTGAGACCTCAGTTGGAAATGGCACTAGTGTACCAGGTTGGTTTTCTTGCTAGATGATATTAATATAGGTGTTCCTATTTACTGTTCTATTCCTGCTTTGGCCTCCTACCTGATCTCCTGGTCTTCATTCCTGCTCCTCTCCAATCCGTCCTCTTCAGCAGGGCTAGggaggtcttttcttttttttctttttttttttttttttaatattttatttatttgacagagagagatcacaagtaggcagagaggcaggcagagagagaggaggaagcaggctccccgcggagcagagagcccaatgtggggctcgatcccaggactctgggatcatgacctgagctgaaggcagaggctttaacccactgagccacccaggcacccctagggagGTCTTTTCTAAAGCATAAGGCTGACCCTGTCCTTTCCTTGCTCTGAATTCCTCCATGGCTCCCTAGTGCCCTCAATAGAAAGCCCAGGCTCCTCAACATATCCTTCAAGCCTTGACATGGTCTGGCTTTTTGcagtgcacacacatgcactggcacccctgccccccccccccccccccccccccgccaacttAGACTCATGCCACTCTGctttctgcctccttcctttATTCAAGCCATCTAGCCTCCTTGTTATCTTGAGTGACTTTCTCTAATGCAAAAGATGGGTAAAGAGTATCAGTTTAGCTCTCAGAATTACATAGGCACGGGGCCTTTGCATGAGCTCTTCCCATACCTGGGTAACTACAACTGCTCATCTCAGATCTCAGTCCTCAAGGAAGTCTTCTGTCATCCCCCATACTCAGTCAGGTGTCCCGTATAAATGCCATTACAGCtccctgttcttcttctttggaatttaatacatatatatctagTTCTGTAAGACTGGGGACTAGTATTCAGGTCATCTTTGCATCCTAAGCTTGGGGCCAACAAATACAGTTTGAAAGAGTAAATGAGTAAACTCACTATTAGTGAAGTAGCAGTTACCGTTTTAATTGCTCCTTCCAGGCACCTGGCTCTGTGAGAAGAGTTTTAGATGCGTGGTTTCTTGGAATCCCGAGAGTCCCCAGTGAAATAGAGGCTGCTATTACTGTAGGAAACAAATCTCTGAGAGCATCTCACTTGTCCTCTGTCACCCAGGAAGGAACCACTGGGCTCAAGGCAGGCCCCTCTCtggtggtgttgggaaaactgccTCATGACCGTGAGGACAGGGCCCGGGTCTGGGCCCGGCCTAGTTGAAGCTTCAGCATGGGCCAGGAAAACAGTGTCTAGGAGGAAAGGGCTGCCCTGAGCTATAATGAGGGCTCATGGTGAGCTGGACCCAGCGCACACTGCTTTGGGACTTCGGAGGCTTTCGAGTGGCCTTGAGAGGTTGGGACTGGTCCCCGTGTTAACGATGGTGCTGATGAAATCGGCCAGTGCTACTGAGCATTTATGCGTTGACCGTTCTGTGCCAGGTGCTTGACAGGCGTTTACACGTCATCAGAGCCTCACGGCAGCCTCGGATGTGGTTCTTATTTACgtccgttttacagatgagcgAACTGAGGCTGGGAAAGTCCTGGTCTACAGTCATGTAGCAAGAGGGCATAGCTGGCATTCTCACCTAGACTCTCTGAACCCTGACCTCTTCTGGCACTTCACCTGGGCTTTCTGTTGCAAAAACAGAAGTTCTGAAAGGTGCAGTGACATGTCCAAAGTGATACAGGCTGGAGGCAAAATAGTAAAATGCTTCAGTTCTCAGGATTTGAGTCCTAGGGCTCTttgttcaaattccagctcttctGCTTATGTACAGTGTGACCTTGGGGGGGTGACTGTCTGCCGGGGCCCGTTTCCTTTTTTGCATGTGAAATGATGTATCCTGAAGAGTCAGGTTTGGCTGGGAAGAtggaagtttctttccttttcccctgaaGGCCCTGAAATAGCTGGCTCTGCTCAAGGACCATTTTGTTGTTCGGGTGAACGCGGATTCCCTTACCGGTGTTGGAGGGCTTAGAGGGCTACTCAGACTCCAGTCATTGTCTCTGCATTCCATCCAAGTGCTCATGCcagtttttcgtttgtttgtttgtttctttaaaattttatttatttatttgacagagagacagtgagagagggaacataagtagagggagtgagagagagagaagcaggcttcttgctgagtagggagctcgatgcggggctcaatcccaggactcttggatcatgacctgagccacccaggcgcccctcatgccAGTTTTAAGAGTTTCTAGATGTTTGCACCTAACACTTCCACTCATCCTACTGGCCAGAAAGTGGTCCCAGGCTCACGTATGGGTGCAAAGGAGCCTGAGAGGCATAGGCTTTATCCTGGATGGCCTTGTACCACACATATCAGGAGCGTGTTACTGTTGAGGGAGGGGGAATAGAGGTTGGTTGCCAGCTATGGGTCTGCCTCAGATGGTGGGGGCCCCGTGCCTCCCTTGCAGGGCGGCTCGATGAGATGGGGCACATC encodes:
- the RELB gene encoding transcription factor RelB isoform X4; this encodes MPPAPGPGPRPHLVITEQPKQRGMRFRYECEGRSAGSILGESSTEASKTLPAIELRDCGGLREVEVTACLVWKDWPHRVHPHSLVGKDCTDGVCRVRLRPHVSPRHSFNNLGIQCVRKKEIEAAIERKIQLGIDPYNAGSLKNHQEVDMNVVRICFQASYRDQQGQMRRMDPVLSEPVYDKKSTNTSELRICRINKESGPCTGGEELYLLCDKVQKEDISVVFSRASWEGRADFSQADVHRQIAIVFKTPPYEDLEIVEPVTVNVFLQRLTDGVCSEPLPFTYLPRDHDSYGVDKKRKRGIPDVLGELKSSDPHGIESKRRKKKPAFLDHFLPNPSSGPFLPPSALLPDTDFFPGTVSLPGLEPPGGPDLLDDGFAYDDATAPTLFTMLDMLPPAPPLVSAVTGNGAAGPAVGDPSGPEPMTLDSYQAPGPGDGGTASLVGSNMFPNQYREVGFGGGLLSPGPEAT